DNA from Candidatus Methylomirabilota bacterium:
GGGGAAGCGTGTGGATTATTCCGGCCGCTCGGTCATCGTGGTGGGGCCGGAACTCAAACTCCACCAGTGCGGTTTGCCAAAGAAGATGGCCCTGGAGCTGTTCAAGCCGTTTGTTTTTCGGAAGCTGCTCCAACAGCATGAAACCGTCACCACTATCAAGAGCGTCAAGAAGCTGGTCGAGAAGGGTCGTCCAGAAGTGTGGGACGCCCTGGAGGAGGTGATCCGCGAGCATCCCGTCCTGCTGAACCGGGCCCCGACACTGCATCGCCTAGGGATCCAGGCCTTCGAGCCCATGCTGGTGGAGGGAGAGGCCATCAAGATCCATCCCCTCGTCTGCGCCGCCTTCAACGCCGACTTCGACGGAGACCAGATGGCGGTCCATGTGCCGCTGTCGTTCGAGGCACAATTGGAGGCTCGGGTCCTGATATGGGCGCCTCACAATATCTTTTCTCCGGCCAATGGCACCCCGTTGGCCGCGCCGACCCAGGATATCGTGCTCGGCCTCTACTATCTCACCAAAGCCCGGAACGATGAAAAGGGGGAAGGGAAAGTCTTTGGCTCGATGGAGGAGGCCCGCGCTGTCTACGATGCTGAGGAGGTGGGGCTCCATGCCCGGGTCAAGCTGCGGTGGGATGGGGAGATGATCGATACCACGGTGGGGTGTGTTCTCTTCAACGAGATCCTCCCCCGGCAGCTCCGGTTTATCAACCAGGAGATGAGTAAGCGAGAACTCGCCCGGTTGATCTCGCAGTGTTTTTACATCCTGGGCAACGCCGAGACGGTGGAGCTCTTGGATAACCTGAAGGACCTGGGCTTCCGGTATGCCACGTTAGCCGGCATCTCTATTGGGATCGATGATCTGCACATCCCCTCGCGGAAAGAGGAGATCATCGAGATGGCCCGGAAGGAGGTTATCAAGATCGAGCAGGAGTACCTGGACGGTCTGATCACCAAAGGGGAACGCTACAACAAGATTATCGACATCTGGACCCAGGTGTCAGAGCGGGTCTCCGAGGAGCTCTTCCGGGAGATCGAAGGGATGAAGGATGGAGAGTTCAACCCGGTCTTCATGATGGCCGATTCCGGCGCACGGGGGAGCAAGCAGCAGATTCGGCAACTGGCCGGGATGCGGGGCCTCATGGCGAAGCCCTCAGGGGAGATCATCGAGACCCCGATCACGAGTAACTTCCGGGAGGGCCTGACGGTGCTCCAGTACTTCATCTCGACCCACGGGGCCCGGAAAGGGTTGGCCGATACGGCGCTCAAGACCGCCGACTCTGGCTATCTCACGCGGCGGTTGGTGGATGTGGCCCAGGATGTTCTCGTCAACGTGCGGGATTGTGGCAGCCCCAACGGAATCTGGGTGACCGCCCTGGTGGAGGCAGGAGAGATCATCCAGCCGCTCCGGGATCGGATCCTGGGTCGGGTTGCGCTGGATGATGTGACCGATCCGTTCACCGGTGAGACCATCCTCGAGGCCAATTTGGAGATGACGGAACCGCTGGCGGCTCGGATCGAAGAGGCCGGCATCGACAGAGTGAAGATTCGATCGGTCCTCACGTGTGAGGCCAGGCGAGGGACGTGTATCATGTGCTATGGCCGGAACCTGGCAACCGGTCGGTTGGTCGAGCTCGGAGAGGCCGTGGGGGTGTTGGCCGCCCAGTCTATTGGCGAGCCGGGGACGCAGCTCACCATGCGGACGTTCCACATCGGCGGTACCGCAACCCGTCTGGCGGAGCAGACCACCCTGGAAAATAAGTTTGCGGGGACTGTACAGTTTCACACTGTCCGGACGGTCCGAAACGCTGCCGGGGATCTGGTCGTCATGAACAGGAATGGCTCCATGTCTATCGTGGACGAAAAGGGGCGCAAAAAGGAGGTCTATCAGGTCGTCTACGGGGCCCGATTGAAGGTGCAGGACGGCAAACAGGTGGCCTCGGGCACGACGTTGGCAGAATGGGATCCCTTCGCCTCGGTGATTCTCTCGGAGGCCTCTGGCCGGGTGGTGGTCAAGGATGTCATCGAGGGGGTGACGATGAACGAAGAGGTGGATGAGGTCACCGGGCTGGCTCAACGGGTGATTGTGGAGCACGGCAAGGAAGACCTCCAGCCCCGGGTCTCGGTGAAAGACAAGAAAGGGGCCACGCTCTTCCGGACGCTCCTGCCGGTCGGCGCCCACCTCATGGTGCAAGATGCTCAAGCGATCTCCGCTGGCGATGCCGTCGTCAAGATCCCTCGGGAGACGGCCAAGACCAAGGACATTACCGGGGGTCTCCCACGGGTCGCGGAGCTCTTTGAGGCCCGGCGGCCCCGCGAGGCGGCCGTTATCTCGGAGGTCGACGGCCGGGTGGGCTTTGCCGGCATGGCGAAAGGGATGCGGAAGATCGTCATCCACACCGAGGGCGGTGAGACCCGGGAGTATCTCATCCCTCGGGGTAAGCATATCAACGTGCTCGAGGGGGATGAGATCAAGGCTGGGGAGGCTCTGATGGATGGACCCATCAATCCCCACGATATCTTGGACGTCCTCGGAGATCAGGAGCTGCAGCGCTACCTGGTCAACGAGGTTCAGGAGGTGTATCGCCTTCAGGGGGTCAACATTAACGATAAGCACATTGAGGTCATCGTGCGCCAGATGCTGAAGCGGGTGCGCATCGAGACGGTTGGTGACACCAACTTCCTCGTGGGAGAACACGTGGACAAGCACCTATTCCTTGAAGAAAACCAGAGGGTCTTGGCTGCCGGGGGAGCCCCCGCCACCGCCAAACCGCTCCTCTTGGGCATCACCAAGGCTTCCCTGTCCACGGATAGTTTCATGTCCGCTGCATCTTTCCAGGAGACCACCAAGATCCTCACCGAAGCCGCCATCAATGGCGCCTGGGACGAGCTGCGCGGCCTCAAGGAAAACGTCATCATGGGCCGCCTGATTCCAGCGGGCACGGGGATGTCGTGGTACCGTGAAACGACCGTTAGTGCTCCGGAGACTTCAACAGAGGTCGAGGAAGGTCAGCATCCTTCCGGCGGAGTGATCGCGGCGACGGAACTCATGAAGATCGATGCGGAAAAATCGCTTGACAATGGGAGAGATGACGTTTAATTTGTGGAGGTTTAGGGAGAATTTAGTCGAGGTTTGGCAGTGCCGACGATTAACCAGCTAGTTCGCAAGGGACGAGAGCCGATACGGAAGAAGGAAAAGGCCCCCGCCCTCCAGGGCTCGCCTCAGAAACGGGGGGTCTGCATCCGTGTCTACACGAGTACCCCCAAGAAGCCGAACTCGGCCCTCCGAAAGGTGGCTCGGGTACGCTTGACCAATGGGATTGAGGTAACCACTTACATTCCGGGGATTGGACATAACCTGCAGGAACACTCCATCGTTCTGATCCGCGGAGGACGGGTGAAAGACCTACCTGGCGTCCGGTATCATGTGATCCGTGGGACCCAGGACACCGCCGGGGTCCAGGATCGCCGGCAAGGGCGGTCCCTTTACGGGGCAAAAAGGCCCAAGTCGAGTTGATCGGATGCGGCACTGAGAGGCTCCTCTCCTCGACCCCTCGGTGCCGCTTTTCGTTTTTGGCGGCAATTGGTGAATTGAAGGTGAGTGAATGCCCAGGCGACGTGTCGCGGAAAAGCGAGAGATCCTGCCCGATCCGGTGTATCACAACCGGCTGGTTGCGAAGTTTGTCAACTGTATGATGTGGGGAGGGAAGAAATCGCTGTCGGAGCAAATTTTCTACCGGTCCATGGGGATCATTGAGGGGAGAATGAAGACAGACCCCTTGGCGGTCTTTCGGCAAGCGGTGGATAATGTGAGACCGGTCCTGGAGGTCAAGTCCCGAAGGGTAGGGGGAGCAACCTACCAGGTTCCGGTGGAGGTCCGTGCGGAGCGTCGGGTTTCGTTAGCCTTCCGCTGGCTTCTCACGTATACTCGACAGCGGTCGGAGAAGACGATGGAGGAACGGTTGGCTGCTGAGTTGATCGAGGCGGCCAACAATCGAGGGGCGGCAGTCAAGAAAAAGGAAGACACGCATCGGATGGCGGAGGCCAACAAGGCCTTTGCGCACTACCGGTGGTAAAAAGGCCCCCATCCCGTCTGAGCATTGGGAGAGGGGCCTTCGATGTGTAAGCAGAGGGAGTGAGACAGGGTGACGGTTAAGGTAGCCAAGGATCGCATTCGAAATATCGGGATTATGGCCCACATCGATGCGGGGAAGACGACCACCACCGAACGCGTCCTTTACTATACCGGGAGGACGCACCGAATGGGCGAGGTGGATAGCGGATCCGCAGAGATGGATTGGATGGAGCAGGAGAAAGAGCGAGGGATCACTATCACGTCCGCCTCCACCACCTGCTTCTGGCGCGATTATCAAATCAATATTATCGATACCCCAGGGCACGTCGACTTCACTGTAGAGGTCGAGCGGTCGCTCCGGGTCCTGGACGGGGCTGTGATGATCTTCGATGCGGTTGCTGGGGTGGAACCGCAGTCAGAGACGGTCTGGCGGCAGGCGGACAAGTATCACGTGCCTCGCGTCGCGTTCGTCAACAAAATGGACCGGGTTGGGGCTGACTTCTTCATGTCGGTGGGGTCCATCGCCGAGCGGCTCGGGGCGCATCCAGTGCCGATGCAGCTCCCACTAGGACAGGAGGCGAGCTATGCTGGCGTCATCGATTTGATCCGGATGCAAGCCATCGTCTGGGAGGAGGAGTCCTTAGGGGCCGAGTTTCAGATGAGAGAGATTCCTTCGGAGTGTACGGATCAGGCCCTGCAGTACCGCGAAAAGCTCCTGGAGGCGGTCGCGGAACAGGACGAGTCCTTGCTTCGCAAGTATGTCGAGGGGCGGGAGATCTCGGAACAGGAAATTCGGGCGGCGATCCGTAAGGCAACATTGGCCCTGAAAATCACACCGGTCATCTGTGGGGCCTCTTTCAGAAATAAGGGAGTTCAACCCTTGCTGGACGCGGTTGTGGATTATCTACCCTCGCCCGTGGATCTCCCTCCGGTCACCGGGGTGAATCCCAAGACGGGTGAGGAAGAGAAACGATCGCCGGTCGATGAGGAACCACTGGCCGCTTTGGCCTTCAAGCTCGTGGCTGACCCCTACGTCGGTCAGCTCTGTTATTTTCGGGTGTATTCCGGAACCATGGAGTCCGGCACCTCCGTCTATAATCCCACCAGGCGGGTTCGAGAACGGATCGGCCGCCTCCTCCGAATGCACGCCAACAAGCGCGAAGAGGTGAAGAGCGTTCAGGCGGGGAACATCGCCGCTGCCGTCGGCCTGAAAAGTGCCAAGACGGGTGATACCCTGTGCAATGAAGGTCACCAGATCTTGCTTGAGGCCATTGAGTTTCCGACGCCGGTCCTTTCGGTGGCCATCGAGCCCAAGACCAAAGAGGGGGCCGAAAGACTTTCCCTCGCACTTCAGGCCTTGGCCAATGAGGATCCCACGTTCCAGACCCGGGGGGACGAGGAGACCGGCCAGACCATCATTTCTGGCATGGGAGAACTTCACCTCGAGATCATCGTGGATCGCCTCCTCCGGGAGTTCAAGGTGGAAGCCAACGTCGGGCGGCCTCAGGTGGCTTACCGCGAGACCATCACGCGTCCAGTCGAGGTGGAAAAGAAGTTCGTCCGGCAGACCGGAGGCCGGGGGCAGTACGCCCATGTCTACCTTCACGTGGAGCCCCAGCAGGCTGGGAGTGGCTTTCGGTTTGAGAAGAAGATTGTGGGAGGGGCGATCCCCCGGGAGTTCATCCCGGCAGTAGAGAAGGGGGTCCGGGAGGCAGCCGAGAGCGGGATGCTGGCCGGCTATCCGGTGGTCGACATCACGGTGACGCTGACCGACGGATCCTACCATGAGGTAGACTCCTCCGATCTGGCGTTCAAGATTGCCGGCTCCATGGCTTTCAAGGACGCGGTAAAGCAGGGCCACCCGATCCTCCTCGAGCCGGTGGTGCAGGTGGACGTTGTGGTGCCGGAGGAGTTTCTCGGCGAGGTGATCAGGGATTTGAACTCTCGGCGGGGTCGGGTTGTGGGGATCGAGACGCGGCCGGCGGCTCGGGTTGTGCGGGCGGAGGTTCCCCTGGCTACCATGTTTGGTTACGCAACCGATATGAGGTCGGCAACCCAGGGCCGGGCAACCTACACCATGCAGTTCGCTCGCTACGAGCCGCTCCCTGGAAGTCTTGCCGAGGAGATCATGGGGCGGGTGGCCAGTTGAACGCCCCCTTTTTCTCAGATGGCGACCACAGTAATTTCCATTGCGATTTCAGCAGCCCAGCCCATGAAGTTGACTGCTTGTAGCTGACGGCGGAGGACGGAGAGCCCAGGGATGGAAGCGGAACGGATTCGGATACGGCTGAAGGCTTACGACCACCGGATTTTGGATCAGTCCGCGAAGGAGATCGTAAGCACGGCCGAGCGAACAGGGGCAGGGGTTTCGGGACCTATTCCCCTTCCGACGAAGATCAGCCGGTACACGGTCCTCCGCTCCCCGCACGTGGATAAGAAGTCGCGGGAACAGTTTGAGATCCGCATTCATGTCCGCCTTTTGGATATCCTGCGGCCCACGCCTCAGACGGTGGATGCCCTCATGCGGTTGGACTTGCCGGCGGGGGTTGATGTTGAAATCAAACTCTAGTGTCCACAGTCCAAAGTCCAAGGTCGAAAAAGAGCAAAACACCTGGTGACTTTGGACGTTGGACATTGGGCATCAGACAGACGTTGGACATTTCGTCATGCAGATGGGTATTGGATTGCTCGGTAGGAAAGTAGGGATGACCCAGATCTTTGATCAAGGGGGACGGGCCGTTCCCGTCACCGTGGTGGAGGCCGGCCCCTGTACCGTCGTCCAAAAGAAGGGTCTGGAAAAGGATGGCTACGAGGCGGTCCAGCTCGGCTACCTTCCGGAAAAGCCAAAGCGCGTCCGCAAACCGATGAGCGGTCACTTCGGTAAAGGCAAGGTACCCCCCTTGCGGCATCTTCAGGAGATGCGACTTCATTCGGCAGCCGAGTATCAGGTGGGCCAGACCCTGACGGTCGGCCTCTTTGCAGAAGGGGAAGAGGTCGTGGTGACCGGGACGTCGAAGGGGCGGGGTTTCCAGGGCGGCGTGAAACGCTGGGGCTACCGGGGTGGCGCGAAGAGTCACGGATCCATGTTCCACAGGGCGGTGGGGTCGATCGGTGCTTCTTCCTATCCCTCGCGAGTGTTTAAGGGCCACCATATGCCCGGGCGCATGGGGGGAGAGCGGGTGACGATCCGGGGACTCCATGTGGTCCGGCGGGATTCTGATCGAAACCTCCTGCTAATTCGTGGAGCGCTCCCCGGACCTCAGGGCGGTCTACTTACTGTTCGCAAGACGGGCAAGGCGGCCCTTGGCAGCGAACCGACGACGCCCCCGGAGAGAACTGCCGGGTCGAAAGCATAACCCGGCGGGACGTGGATGCCTCAGCGCTGAGAGAGTAACGATGACTCGGGTTCTTGACGTGGTAAACCCACAAAACGAGAAGGTGGACGAGGTCGTCCTGTCTGAGGCCGTGTTTGGAGTTCCGGTCAAAGGGCACCTCCTTCACGAGGCCGTCCGGTGGCAGCGGGCAAGACAGCGGCGGGGAACTGCCTCGACGAAAGGGCGTTCCGAGGTCTCGGGAGGTGGGAGGAAGCCATGGCGTCAGAAGGGGACCGGTCGAGCGCGAGCGGGGAGCAACCGTTCACCCCTGTGGCGACACGGGGGTATCAGCCATGGCCCGAAACCAAGGGATTGGAGTTTTCGCTTCCCGAAGGCACTCAGACGGGACGCCCTGCGCACCGCTCTCTCCACCAAGATCGCGGCGCGAGAGGTTCGGATCCTAGAAGACTTAACCATGGATCGGCCTAGTACGAAGACCTTCCAGAGTCTGCTAAAGGGTCTCGGCATTACCGGCAAGGTATTGGTGGTGACTTCTCAGAGGGAGGAGGCAGTGGAGAAGTCTGCCCGGAACCTCCCGCGGGTCAAGGTTCTCCTTGCCCAGGGAGTGAACGTCTCCGATGTGTTGAACGCTGACGCTATCCTGTTCACCCGCGAGGCGCTCGTCAAGGTCGAGGAGGCCCTGACTCCATGAGGGAGCCGCACCAGATCGTCCGTCGACCTGTTGTGACCGAGAAGGGGACGGCCCTGAAAGAGCATAACAAGTACCTCTTTGAGGTGGATCGGCGGGCCAACAAGGTCCAGATCAGACAGGCGGTGGAGGCCCTCTTTAACGTAAAGGTTGCCGCCGTCCATACCGTGGCCATGCGAGGGAGAGTGAAACGCCTCGGGCGATTTGTGGGACGCACCTCAGATTGGAAGAAAGCCATTGTAACCCTCAGCGAGGGGCACAGCATCGAGCTCTTTGAAGGCGTTTAGCAACTGGCAATCTGCTGTCTGCTATCTAGCTCTTCTCAAGGAAATGTTGACTGCTGATGGCTGACAGCTGGCAGCTGAAGAGCGGAAGATATGGGAATTAAAAATTACAAGCCGACTTCATCCGGCCGTCGATTCCAGTCGGTGGCCACATTTGATGAGCTCACGAGGAAGCGGCCAGTCAAGGGTCTCGTGGCTTCCCTCCGCAGGAGGGGTGGGCGCAATGACCAGGGCCGGATGACGGTACGCCACCAGGGGGGAGGGCATAAGCGAAGGTACCGTCTTGTCGATTTCAGGCGAGATAAGGTTGGTATTCCGGCGAAGGTCGCCAGCGTCGAGTACGACCCGAATCGCTCAGCGCGAATTGCTCTTTTGCATTACGCGGATGGTGAGAAGCGTTACATCTTGGCTCCCGGTGGACTCGAGGTCGGCGCGCAGGTCATGTCCGGCCCCCAAGCTGAGATCAGCGTGGGGAATGCCCTGCCGCTCAGGGTCATTCCACTCGGGTCGGTGGTTCACAATATCGAGCTTTCGCAGGGCAAAGGGGGACAACTCTGTCGGAGCGCGGGAGCCTCGGCGCAACTGATGGCGAGGGAGGAAAATCGAGCCCTCCTCAAGCTCCCGTCGGGGGAGGTCCGGAAGGTTCACGTGGATTGCCTAGCCACCCTCGGCCAGGTGGGCAACATCGAGCACGAGAATGTCACCTTGGGTAAGGCGGGGCGCGCTCGTTGGCTCGGCATCCGGCCATCGGTGCGGGGGGTGGCGATGAACCCGCACGATCACCCGTTAGGAGGGGGTGAGGGCAAGAGTGCAGGGGGCCGACATCCATGCACCCCTTGGGGAAAGCCGACCAAGGGCTACAAAACACGCCAGAAGAGAAAATGGTCTGACCGCGAGATTGTCACTCGGCGTACTCGCCGTAAGCGGAAGTGATTCACCGCCGGAGGTAGTTTCGATGGGGCGATCGTTAAAGAAGGGACCGTACATCGATCCCAAGCTGCTGAAAAAGATTGAAGACATGAATCGGACGCGGGACCACCGTGTCATCAAGACCTGGTCCCGCCGATCGACTATCACCCCGGAGTTCGTGGGCCATACGCTGGCGGTGCATAACGGGAAGAAGTTCATTCCAATCTATGTGACCGAGAACATGGTAGGCCACAAGCTGGGTGAGTTCTCCCCCACCCGGACCTTCCGAGCACACAGCGGGCGCACGGCCAAGACGACCGCCTTAAAGTGAGGAGGGAAGGCCTTCACCGGCGAGGCGAATATGGCTGAGATGTGTCGCGGGGTGGACAACGGACGGCGGGAGCGAGCATGGAGACGCGGGCGGTCCTCAAATTTGTGAGAGTGCCACCCCGGAAGGCTCGACTGGTCGTCGATCTCATCCGGGGTCAGGATGTGGGGCAGGCCCTGACCATTGTCCGCTATACCCCGAAGCGGGCGGCCCGAATCGTCGAGAAGCTGTTGAGGTCCGCCATGGCCAATGCGCAACATAACCATGGCGTGCGGGATGTGGAGCGCCTGTTTGTAAAGGCCGCCACGGTTGACGAGGGCCCTCGGGGGAAGCGGTGGGTACCCAGGGCGATGGGAAGGGCAACTCCGATACAAAAACGGACCAGTCATATTACCATTGTGCTAGAGGAACGTCCGGCTTCATAGATTGGGGGCGAGACATGGGACAAAAAGTCCATCCCGAGGGATTTCGATTGGGGTACATCAAGACCTGGAAATCGCGGTGGTTCGCGACCAGGGCGTATGCAGATCAGCTCCACGAAGACCTCAAGATCCGTCGGCACCTCAAGGAGAGACTGTACCACGCCGGCGTCTCCCGCATCGAGTTTGAGCGCAAAGCAAATCAGCTCCGCATCATCGTTCGAGCCGCGCGCCCCGGCATCATCATCGGCAGAAAAGGTTCCGAGGTCGACAAGATTCGCCAAGAGCTTGCGGCCATGACCGATAAGGAGCTTCAACTCGACATCACCGAAGTCCGGAAGGCGGAGACCAACGCGCAGTTGGTAGCGGAGGCCACGGCGGCCCAGCTGGAGAGGCGGGTGGCCTTCCGTCGAGCCATGAAAAGGGCGGTCCAGTCCGCCATCCGGTTGGGGGCGCAGGGGGTGAAGATCATGGTCTCGGGGCGGCTGGGGGGGGCGGAGATTGCCCGGACCGAATGGTACCGGGAGGGGCGGGTTCCCCTCCATACCCTTCGGGCCGACATCGATTACGGCTTTGCCGAGGCGAGGACGAGCTATGGAAGGATTGGAGTCAAGACATGGATCTTTCACGGGGAGGTCATACCCGAGGCCGTGGCGGAAGGGGAAAGGCCCACGGTCCCAGACGTCCGTGAGGAGAGGCAGCGGCGCCGAAGAAAGGGTGTCGCTGAGAAGTAGGAGCCGTCGATGTTGATGCCCAAGCGGACCAAGTATCGGAAACAGCAGCGAGGGCGGACAAAAGGGAAAGCGAAAGGGGGCACCGCGCTTGCCTTTGGTGAGTACGGCCTGAAGGCCCTGGAGCCAGCCTGGGTGACCAACCGCCAGATTGAGGCAGCCCGGCGGTCCATTACCAGGTATGTGAAAAGAGGCGGCAAGTTGTGGATTCGGATCTTCCCAGACAAACCGCTCACGGCCAAGCCGGCGGAGACTCGGATGGGAAAGGGGAAGGGTGCAGTGGAGGGCTGGGTTGCGGTCGTGAAGCCAGGTCGGATTCTTTACGAGATGAAGGGGGTTAGTGAAGCCGAGGCTCGGGAGGCGCTGCGTCTGGCGGCTCACAAGTTACCTATTGCCACGAAGTTCGTCACGCGGTCCAAGGGGACACTGGGCGAATGAAAGTCAGGGATCTCCGGGAGATGACCACTGAGGAACTCCACCAAAAGCGGGGTGATGTCAGAGAGGATCTCTTCCGTCTGAGGATGCGGAAGGCCGTGGCGCAGTTGGAGAATCCCATACGCCTTCGCCAGCTCCGACGAGATGTTGCTCGGATCGAGACCCTCCTGCGAGAGCGGGAACGGGGCCAGGACCGGGGTCCCGAGGAGTCGGGGTAGAATGATGCAGCAGCGCAGCCGGCGGAAGGTGTTCACGGGGACCGTGGTCAGCGACCGGATGCAGAAAACGGTGGTGGTGTCTGTTGAGCGGTCTTTCCGGCACCCCAAGTATAACAAGCTGTTGCGCCGTCGGACCAAGCTGAAGGCCCACGACGAAGAGCAGAAATGCCGGGTTGGGGACAAGGTCAGGATCATGGAGACCCGTCCCCTGAGCCGAGACAAACGATGGCGTATCATCGAGGTCGTCCAAAAGGCCGTATGAGATATGTGTGGTGCGCATCGCGCACTGAGAGGCGCGACGGCAGGAATCGATCATGGTTGGGCTCAGGACAATTCTGGATGTGGCAGACAACTCGGGGGCCAAGCGGAT
Protein-coding regions in this window:
- the rpoC gene encoding DNA-directed RNA polymerase subunit beta'; protein product: MDKFFGFFDEKPIDPTSFKGIRIGLASPEKIRSWSHGEVKKPETINYRTFKPERDGLFCAKIFGPTKDWECNCGKFKGIKHRNVVCDKCGVEVIRSKVRRQRLGHIELASPVVHIWFFKSIPSRIGYLLNMSLRDLEKVLYFEEYVVMDPGNTPLKLNELLNEDRYRKLQEEYGDGFKVGLGAEAIRTIMRRLDIRKLAEELRAKMQQETSQQARKKIVKRLRIMDAFLTSGNKAEWMILEVIPVLPPELRPLVPLDGGRFATSDLNDLYRRVINRNNRLKRLMELRAPDIIIRNEKRMLQEAVDALFDNGRRGRALKGQNNRPLKSLSDMLKGKQGRFRQNLLGKRVDYSGRSVIVVGPELKLHQCGLPKKMALELFKPFVFRKLLQQHETVTTIKSVKKLVEKGRPEVWDALEEVIREHPVLLNRAPTLHRLGIQAFEPMLVEGEAIKIHPLVCAAFNADFDGDQMAVHVPLSFEAQLEARVLIWAPHNIFSPANGTPLAAPTQDIVLGLYYLTKARNDEKGEGKVFGSMEEARAVYDAEEVGLHARVKLRWDGEMIDTTVGCVLFNEILPRQLRFINQEMSKRELARLISQCFYILGNAETVELLDNLKDLGFRYATLAGISIGIDDLHIPSRKEEIIEMARKEVIKIEQEYLDGLITKGERYNKIIDIWTQVSERVSEELFREIEGMKDGEFNPVFMMADSGARGSKQQIRQLAGMRGLMAKPSGEIIETPITSNFREGLTVLQYFISTHGARKGLADTALKTADSGYLTRRLVDVAQDVLVNVRDCGSPNGIWVTALVEAGEIIQPLRDRILGRVALDDVTDPFTGETILEANLEMTEPLAARIEEAGIDRVKIRSVLTCEARRGTCIMCYGRNLATGRLVELGEAVGVLAAQSIGEPGTQLTMRTFHIGGTATRLAEQTTLENKFAGTVQFHTVRTVRNAAGDLVVMNRNGSMSIVDEKGRKKEVYQVVYGARLKVQDGKQVASGTTLAEWDPFASVILSEASGRVVVKDVIEGVTMNEEVDEVTGLAQRVIVEHGKEDLQPRVSVKDKKGATLFRTLLPVGAHLMVQDAQAISAGDAVVKIPRETAKTKDITGGLPRVAELFEARRPREAAVISEVDGRVGFAGMAKGMRKIVIHTEGGETREYLIPRGKHINVLEGDEIKAGEALMDGPINPHDILDVLGDQELQRYLVNEVQEVYRLQGVNINDKHIEVIVRQMLKRVRIETVGDTNFLVGEHVDKHLFLEENQRVLAAGGAPATAKPLLLGITKASLSTDSFMSAASFQETTKILTEAAINGAWDELRGLKENVIMGRLIPAGTGMSWYRETTVSAPETSTEVEEGQHPSGGVIAATELMKIDAEKSLDNGRDDV
- the rpsL gene encoding 30S ribosomal protein S12 encodes the protein MPTINQLVRKGREPIRKKEKAPALQGSPQKRGVCIRVYTSTPKKPNSALRKVARVRLTNGIEVTTYIPGIGHNLQEHSIVLIRGGRVKDLPGVRYHVIRGTQDTAGVQDRRQGRSLYGAKRPKSS
- the rpsG gene encoding 30S ribosomal protein S7; the encoded protein is MPRRRVAEKREILPDPVYHNRLVAKFVNCMMWGGKKSLSEQIFYRSMGIIEGRMKTDPLAVFRQAVDNVRPVLEVKSRRVGGATYQVPVEVRAERRVSLAFRWLLTYTRQRSEKTMEERLAAELIEAANNRGAAVKKKEDTHRMAEANKAFAHYRW
- the fusA gene encoding elongation factor G, with amino-acid sequence MTVKVAKDRIRNIGIMAHIDAGKTTTTERVLYYTGRTHRMGEVDSGSAEMDWMEQEKERGITITSASTTCFWRDYQINIIDTPGHVDFTVEVERSLRVLDGAVMIFDAVAGVEPQSETVWRQADKYHVPRVAFVNKMDRVGADFFMSVGSIAERLGAHPVPMQLPLGQEASYAGVIDLIRMQAIVWEEESLGAEFQMREIPSECTDQALQYREKLLEAVAEQDESLLRKYVEGREISEQEIRAAIRKATLALKITPVICGASFRNKGVQPLLDAVVDYLPSPVDLPPVTGVNPKTGEEEKRSPVDEEPLAALAFKLVADPYVGQLCYFRVYSGTMESGTSVYNPTRRVRERIGRLLRMHANKREEVKSVQAGNIAAAVGLKSAKTGDTLCNEGHQILLEAIEFPTPVLSVAIEPKTKEGAERLSLALQALANEDPTFQTRGDEETGQTIISGMGELHLEIIVDRLLREFKVEANVGRPQVAYRETITRPVEVEKKFVRQTGGRGQYAHVYLHVEPQQAGSGFRFEKKIVGGAIPREFIPAVEKGVREAAESGMLAGYPVVDITVTLTDGSYHEVDSSDLAFKIAGSMAFKDAVKQGHPILLEPVVQVDVVVPEEFLGEVIRDLNSRRGRVVGIETRPAARVVRAEVPLATMFGYATDMRSATQGRATYTMQFARYEPLPGSLAEEIMGRVAS
- the rpsJ gene encoding 30S ribosomal protein S10, producing the protein MEAERIRIRLKAYDHRILDQSAKEIVSTAERTGAGVSGPIPLPTKISRYTVLRSPHVDKKSREQFEIRIHVRLLDILRPTPQTVDALMRLDLPAGVDVEIKL
- the rplC gene encoding 50S ribosomal protein L3, whose product is MGIGLLGRKVGMTQIFDQGGRAVPVTVVEAGPCTVVQKKGLEKDGYEAVQLGYLPEKPKRVRKPMSGHFGKGKVPPLRHLQEMRLHSAAEYQVGQTLTVGLFAEGEEVVVTGTSKGRGFQGGVKRWGYRGGAKSHGSMFHRAVGSIGASSYPSRVFKGHHMPGRMGGERVTIRGLHVVRRDSDRNLLLIRGALPGPQGGLLTVRKTGKAALGSEPTTPPERTAGSKA
- the rplD gene encoding 50S ribosomal protein L4, which encodes MTRVLDVVNPQNEKVDEVVLSEAVFGVPVKGHLLHEAVRWQRARQRRGTASTKGRSEVSGGGRKPWRQKGTGRARAGSNRSPLWRHGGISHGPKPRDWSFRFPKALRRDALRTALSTKIAAREVRILEDLTMDRPSTKTFQSLLKGLGITGKVLVVTSQREEAVEKSARNLPRVKVLLAQGVNVSDVLNADAILFTREALVKVEEALTP
- the rplW gene encoding 50S ribosomal protein L23; translated protein: MREPHQIVRRPVVTEKGTALKEHNKYLFEVDRRANKVQIRQAVEALFNVKVAAVHTVAMRGRVKRLGRFVGRTSDWKKAIVTLSEGHSIELFEGV
- the rplB gene encoding 50S ribosomal protein L2, whose amino-acid sequence is MGIKNYKPTSSGRRFQSVATFDELTRKRPVKGLVASLRRRGGRNDQGRMTVRHQGGGHKRRYRLVDFRRDKVGIPAKVASVEYDPNRSARIALLHYADGEKRYILAPGGLEVGAQVMSGPQAEISVGNALPLRVIPLGSVVHNIELSQGKGGQLCRSAGASAQLMAREENRALLKLPSGEVRKVHVDCLATLGQVGNIEHENVTLGKAGRARWLGIRPSVRGVAMNPHDHPLGGGEGKSAGGRHPCTPWGKPTKGYKTRQKRKWSDREIVTRRTRRKRK
- the rpsS gene encoding 30S ribosomal protein S19; translated protein: MGRSLKKGPYIDPKLLKKIEDMNRTRDHRVIKTWSRRSTITPEFVGHTLAVHNGKKFIPIYVTENMVGHKLGEFSPTRTFRAHSGRTAKTTALK
- the rplV gene encoding 50S ribosomal protein L22, with translation METRAVLKFVRVPPRKARLVVDLIRGQDVGQALTIVRYTPKRAARIVEKLLRSAMANAQHNHGVRDVERLFVKAATVDEGPRGKRWVPRAMGRATPIQKRTSHITIVLEERPAS